CGTATGCGGTAGATGATTGTTTGCCGGTGCGCGAACAGGGCGGCAGCCGTCTTTTGCCAGGAACGCTGCGAGTTCAGATAGGTCCGCAAGGTGACGATGAGATCGCCGTCCTGGCTCTGCTCGTAGTCAAAAATTGGGCCCAGCAGTCGCCGGACCAGCGCCGTTCCTTCCTCAAAACCCGTCATGCCCAACCACGATGGCCCCTGCGCATAGTGGGCGACGTCCAGCTTGTTGGCCTTGGCCGAGCCGAGAGCCCAAAGGGACTCCTGAAGAGCCCGTTGCAGCCCCGCAACGGCGGCCGGGGCACTGATGCCGATGACGGTTTCCGCGCCGGCGCAGTGCGCCAGGACGTCGTCGTCCACATCAGCTGGGACCACCACATGCAGCCTGTTGTTCCGCTTCAAGGACGCTGACGCAACTCCGTGCCGCCACAGTTCGATGTGCACGCCAGCCAGCCCACCGCCGTCGTCCGCTTGCTTGACAGCGTCCAATTCCCTGGCAGCGTCCGCCGACATGGAGGCGAGCACGAAATCCCGGGCCGGCACCTCAAAAGCCGTCAGCCGGCTCTCCATCTCGGCCACTCCGAGGCGTCCCTCCATGGCCTGCATCAGGAACTCGCCGGCCAGCCGGTGGCGGCCTTCCAACGACAGGACGATGCGCGAAAGCTGCAGTCCCAGCACGGTCGCGGCATGGAGAAGTACGACGGCGTCCGGGTGCGGTTCGCTGTTGGGCAGCACCACCAGAAGCGCGTTTGCATGGGTGGGAATGTCCATGGTCAGCACGTGCCTGCCGCGGATCCGGTGCCACTGGAAGTTCTTGCCGGCCACAGAGACCCGGCCGGGAAGCGGGGCCCATTCGTCGGCCAGGAAGTCCGGGAGCCGCTGACCTTCGGGATGCCACGGATGCAGGCAGCGGCGGTCCACCACGAACAGCTCTGCGTCGAGCTCCGTGGCAAGCCGCTGGACAAGGCTCTGCCAATGATCCTCGGATGCCCCGACAGTCCGGAGTAGATCGTAGACCCGCGCTGTCTGCCGGAGTCGTCGGGATTCTTCCACCAACGACGCCTCAGCAACCGAGCGGGCTATCGCGATGAACGGCAAGGGATACGGGATGTTGAGCAGGGGCAACGGCAGCCTGTCGCAAGCGGCCAGGAATTCCGCGGTCAGGGGCGGCGCGTGCATCTTCTCGCCGATGGCCAAGGCGCTGGCGCCGGAGTCCATCAAGGCTTCGGCGAGCGCCACTTGCCCGTCAGCGTCAGCTGGAATCGAGAGGCCATTGGTCATCATGAGCTCGCCGCCTGTGACCCATTCCCAGAGCCGTGGCAGGTCCGAGGTGTGGGCCCACGTGATGCGGTTGTCGGCGCCGCCAGATCCGGCCAGGAGCGTGAGGCCAAGCTGCGGCTCGGCGACGAGTTCGGCGACGGTGATTGCCATGGGTGGACTCCTGTTCTGTGCGTTGATGGGGCGCTTTAGACAAAAGTATAAGAGACTTCATCATTTGTATTCAAAGTGCAGATAGCCGGAGTGACGCGGGTCACCAAGAATTGAAGTACTTACTCCCCCCGCTCCCCAAGAGCACTCACGAGAGAGGGTTGCAATGAGCGCAACAAGCAACCTCATTGACGATGCCCCACTGACCACGTTTCACAAGAAGCTGACGTTCTTCGCCTCCGGCGGACCGTTCATTGATGGGTATGCCCTATCCATCATCGGCATCGCCCTGATCACCATGACGCCGGGGCTGCAGCTCAGCACGGCTGAAATCGGTTTGATCGGCGCGGCCAGCTTGGTGGGCATTTTCTTCGGCGGTGCCGTCTTTGGGTGGCTCACCGACAAGATCGGCCGGCACAAGATGTACATAGCCGACCTCATCGCGCTGGCCGTCTTCTCCCTCTTGAACGGCTTCGCGACCGAAGTGTGGCAGGTTGTCCTGTGCCGCTTCTTCCTTGGAATGGCCATTGGCGCCGACTACCCCATCGCCACCTCCCTTCTGGCAGAGTTCCTTCCGAAGAAGCACCGCGGCCGTCTGCTGGGCGCCACCTTCGTGGTCTGGGCCGTTGGCGCGGCCGTCGCGTACGCCGTCGGTTATCTGCTTCGGGACATGGGTCCGGACGCCTGGCGCTGGATGGTCGCCAGCCCTGCGATCTTCGCCATCATTACCCTGCTGTGCCGTCTCGGCACCCCAGAGTCGCCTCGCTGGCTGCTCTCCCGAGGCCGACGTGATGAGGCTGACGCAGTCATCAAGAAGGTCTACGGGCAGCAATACGGGCTGAGCGATATCGCTTCTGACAGCGAGGGTCCCGCCAAGCAGGGCCGGTTCCTGGATATCTTCAGGGGCCAGTATTGGAAGCGCACGTTGTTTGTCTCCATCTTCTGGACGGCCCAGGTGATCCCGCTCTTCGCCGTCTACACGTTCGCCCCGGACCTTCTGGCATCTTTCGGGATGCACGGCGACGCCAACCTCTACGGGGGATCGTTCCTGATCTCCATGTTGTTCGTGGTGGGTGGCATTCCCGGCCTCTGGCTCGTGGAAAGAATAGGTCGACGCAAGTTGCTCCTTTGGAGCTTCGGCGTCATCGTGGTGGCACTCGCCATCCCGGCCTTCATTCCCGACGTCCAGGCCGCACCGCTGTTCATCGCGTTGGCGATCTTCGCGCTGGCTTCCGGCGCCTCCAGCTTCCTCGAAGTTGTCTACCCCAACGAGCTCTTCCCTACGGAGGTCCGCGCAACGGCAGTGGGCTTCGGCACGGCAATCAGCCGCATCGGCTCGGCGGCCAGCACGTACTTGATGCCCATCGCCATTGTGAGCTTTGGTGCCGCCGGTTCCCTGCTCATCGGCGCCGTCATCTCTCTGGTTGGCCTGATAGCGACGTTCTTGCTCGCGCCGGAAACGGCCAACAAGTCCCTCTCAGAACTCACCAGTAAAAAGAAGCCGGGCACCCCGGAGTCCCACAAAGTAACCGAAGGATCCCTGTCATGACCACTCACCAGCCCATTGGCCCCGTCGATGCCACCAAGGTTCCCCGCTTCGCAGGATTGGGTACCTTCGCGAGGCTGCCGCAGATCGATCGCGTTCCCGACTACGACATCGCGATCGTCGGCGTCCCGTTCGACGGCGGTACCTCCTACCGTCCCGGCGCCCGGTTTGGCCCGGCCGCAGTCCGCGAGGCCTCCCGCCTGTTGCGCCCCGGATACCACCCCGAGCTGGACGTCGAGCCGGTCAACGAAGTCCAGGTAGTGGATGCCGGCGATATCGCGTGTACGCCCTACGACATCAGCCGGGCAGTGCGCGAGATCGAGGAGCAGGCCCGCCCGCTGATCAGCCAGGACAAGAAATTGATCTCCATCGGCGGCGACCACACCATTGCCCTCCCCATGTTGCGGGCCCTCAACACAGTGCACGGCCCCGTTGCACTGCTTCACTTCGATGCCCACCTGGACACGTGGGACACCTACTTTGACCAGCCGGTCACTCACGGGACCATCTTCCGCAGGGCCTTCGAAGAGGGGCTCCTGATTGAAGACAAATCCATGCATGTAGGCATCCGTGGCCCGGTTTACGATCGCAACGACTTCCTTAAGGACCACGAGTTCGGCTTCCAGATCATTCGCTGTTCTGACCTGGATGTCATCGGCGTCCCGGCGGCCATTGACCAGGTCAAGCAGCGGTTGGGCGATACTCCCGTGTACGTTTCCATCGACATCGACGTCCTGGATCCGTCCTACGCACCGGGCACTGGCACGCCTGAAATGGGCGGACTGCATTCCCGCGAACTTCTGGCACTGCTCCGCGGCCTGAACGGCATCAACATCGTAGGCGCCGACGTCGTTGAAGTAGCGCCCGCCTATGACCACGCCGACATCACCAGCGTGGCCGCGGCAACCGTGGTGTTCGACCTGCTGGCTCTCATGGTGAACAGAGGGAAGGGCGCAAGGGTTTCCCAGCGCGATCTGGAAGCAACGTCCGCCTGATCCGGAACGCCCAAGCTGGAATCCAGTGGGGGTCCGGCGGCCAAAGACACCGCTTGACCCCCACGTGAAACCCCGGAGTGGTAGTTTGATCTCTGCTGAGGCAGACACCCGCACCCAATCGGAGGACCATCCATGTTTAAGGGTTTCAAGGACTTCATACTTCGCGGCAACGTGATTGAGCTGGCCATTGCCGTCGTCATCGGCAGTGCCTTCACCGCTCTTGTCGGAGCCTTCACCAACCACATCATCAACCCCGTGATCGCTGCCGCCGGCGGCATGAACGCCGAAGGACTGGGCTTCAAGATCTGGGAGAACAACCCCGCTACGTTCGTTGATTTCGGCGCCGTGCTGACCGCCCTGGTGACGTTCGTGATCACCGCGGCCGTGGTGTACTTCATCTTCGTGGCACCCATGAACAAGATCAACTCCCTGGTCAAGGACCGGCTCTCCACCGAGGAGCCCGAGGAGGAGCCGCTGCCTGCAGATACTGCGCTGCTGGCCGAAATCCGCGATCTCCTGAAGGACGCGGCCGCCGCCCGCAACGCAGGCCAGGGTTCGGACCTCGACCCGGACCTCGATTCGGACCGCATCCGCTAGGCCCCGCTCTCCGCGATCGCCCCTTTCCGGTTGCTTCACTGAACCCGGTTGCTTGAAGAACCCGGCGTTCTCCTCGCGAGAACGCCGGGTTCTTTGCGTTCACTGGGCTGTCCCCGGAACGTGACGCACAGGCAATCGGTTCGAAACAGGGGCAGGGCAGCATGAAAGCATGAAGCCCAACCCGAGCACTCCCGTCACCGCGGACCTCCTCTGTGATGTCTGCGGCCAGTTGCCCGAACCGCCCAAGGCCCGCCTCACCCTCGCCAACATCGCGGTCATGCTTCCCATCGAGCTCCTGGTCCATGCCGCAGTGGTGGAAACCCATCTGCCCTACGTGGCCAAGGTCCTGTTGCTGGCGGTCACGGCCACCGTGCTGGTCATCTGGGTGGCTGAGCCGTCTGCCGCGAAGGTTCTGCGGCGTTGGCTGCACGGCGCAGCCCTTCACCAGCGCAGGCAGCTTCATCTGGCGCCCTCGCTGTGGCGCGCGCGTACCCTGCTCCACGACCAGCCGGGATCACTGCAGAAAATCACCCAATCACTCGCGAAGTTGGACAGCAACATCCTCAGCCTGCATGTCCATGTGACGGCCGGAGCCGGTATGGAGGGTGCGGTGATGGACGAGTTCGTGCTCTCGGCACCGGGGAGCGTCACCGAACAGGAACTGCTGAAGGCACTGCACGACGGCGGCGGGCGTGAGTCCCAGGTTTGGCCCACCACCGCACTGGCCATGGCCGATGGCCAAACCAAGGCGCTGAGCCTCGCCACAAGGGTCGCCGGGAATCCGCAGGAACTCCCCCTGGCTGTCGCCGAGCTTCTTTCCGCGAAAGTAGTTCCCATCGATCCGGAACGCCCGGGCAGCGAGGCGACAACCGGCGTCGGGCCTTCAACAGACATCCTCAAGATCCCGACGGCCTGGCATGGACCACTGGTCTTCTCTCGTGCTGGCGAGCCGTTCACTCCGGCAGAATCGGCGCGTGCGCACCGGCTCGCCGAGCTGGCAGAGATTCTGGCATACAGTTCGGCCTCAACGGAGGGACAGCGGGGTTAGGCAGGGCGCCGCAACGGGCTCGGTCACATTCGGCGGGGAGCGCAGGTATACCAAAACCCTTGACAGTGCCGCACATCACATCTAGTTTTGTTTTTGGGATCCCAAAGCGGGATCCCAAATGATCCCGCTTCCGGCTGTGGTTCCGCCCCATCGATGGGCAGGCCCACAACAGCTGCCGCCGGCGCGGGTCAGGCTGCAGCGGTATCCCGCCCGGCTCATCCCCCCAAGACATTCCATCCCGTTGACTCCTAATGAAGGAGAAGCTGTGTCTCCCCAAAACACCCAACTGGCAACCGAGGAAACCCAGGAGAACGAGCCCACATCCGGCAAGAACGGCGTGCAGCGACGCACGAACGTCCGCTGGAAGCTCTTCATCCTGCTTCTGGTCCTCGTCGCGGTCAATTACATAGACCGTGGTTCCATCTCCGTAGCCCTCCCCATCATCCAGAAGGAATTCAACCTGCCTCCCGAGCTCGTCGGGCTCTTGTTGTCGGCCTTCTTCTGGACCTATGCCCTGATGCAGATCCCCGTCGGTTGGCTGATCGATAAGTTCGGCCCCCGCAAAATGGTCACCGCTTCCTGCATCGGCTGGGGCGCGGCCACGGCCGCTTCCGGTTTCGCTGGCGGATTCGTCAGCATGTTCATCGCCCGCCTGGGTATCGGCGTCACTGAAGCCGGCGTCATGCCGGCAGGTGGCAAGCTCAATGCCATCTGGATGCACAAGAAGGAACGTGGCCGCGGCGCCACCATCCTCGACGCCGGAGCTCCCCTTGGCGCGGGCCTGGGCGGCATCCTCATCACCTGGCTGATCGCGTCCACCGGCAGCTGGCGGATGTCCTTCATCATCGCCGGAGCAGCCACCATCCTCATGGGCCTTGCAGTCTGGTGGTACATCCGCGACAACCCCCGCCAGCACAAGGGCGTCAATGAGGCAGAAGCCGCCTACATCGAGGCTTCCCACGCCGAGGACGATGCCGAGGCCGCAAAGGAAGGCGCCCAAGGCAAGCGCGCGCTCCTCCCCTACTTGAAGTTCCGGTCCTTCTGGGCCATGTGCTTCGGCTGGCTTGGCTTCAACGGCGTCTTCTACGGTCTGCTGACCTGGGGTCCGCTTTACCTGGCACAAGCCAAGGGCTTCGACCTCAAGACCATCGGCTGGTCCACGTTCGTCATCTTCGGTGCCGGCTTCGTCGGTGAAATCCTCGGCGGCATCATCGCCGACAAGTGGCGCGCCTCCGGCGCATCCGCGAACCTCGTCATGCGTACGCTGCTGGGCATCTCCAGCGTCGTCGTGGTGAGCGGCCTCGTAGGTGTCACCATTGTCGCGGACCCGATCACCGCCGTCGTGCTTCTCTCGGTGGTCCTGTTCTTCCTGCGCTGGGTTGGCCTGTTCTGGTCCATCCCGTCCATCCTTGGTGGCCGGACCAACGCCGGTGTCCTGGGCGGTGCCATGAACTTCAGCGGCAACATTGCCGGATTCGTCACCCCGATTGTGGTAGGCCTGATTGTCGGGGCCACCGGCTCCTACACCTGGGCACTGCTGTACTTTGTTGGATCCGCCGTCATCATGGGCATCTCGGTGCTGGCACTGGATTACAACAAGCGACTCCCGGTCTGACTCGCATCGACCGGTCCGGCCGGACGGTCCTGAACCGCCGGATGGCCGGATGCCCGTCGGGTCGCCGGGCGCACTGCCTCACACATTACGAATTGGAGCTGGACATGCTTGCCGCAGAAGACACGAAGAACACTGACCGCCCCCTCCGGGAGTCTGTGCGTGACACGCTCCGTTCCAGGATTTTTGAGGGGCACTATGCGCCCGGCACCCGGCTGGTGGAACGCGATCTCGCCGCCGAATTCAATGTCTCCCGCCTTCCCATCCGCGAAGCCCTGAGGATGCTCCGGCAGGAGGGCCTGATCCGCGACCGCGCCGGCCGCGGCTCCGAGGTCAGCGGGCTGAGCCCCAAGGACGTGGAAGATCTCTTCGATGTCCGCCAATCCCTTGAGGTGCTTGCCTGCCGCCTGGCCGCCAAACGAGCCACCGTGACAGATCTCGAACACCTCCAAGGCCTCCTGAACGAGGCCGACCGCTGCCTGGCCAAGGGCTCCATTCTGGAAGCCCACCGCGCCAACAGCGAATTCCACGATGCCATCACGCGCATCGCCAACAACGATTTCCTCCGCTCCGCACTGGAACCCCTGCAGGGACGCATGCATTGGCTCTTCCGCCATGTCAGCGACCTCCCGGAACTCATCCAGGAACACCGCGACCTCTACGCCGCCATCGCCAGTGGCGATCCAGACCGCGCCGCCGCGCAATCGGCGTCGCACATCGGCAAGTACCGCGAGCAGTTCCCGCAGGAGTCCAGCGCGACGGAGCCCAAGCTGCAACGGAAGAAACCATGAAACTCCTGGTCATCAATCCCAATATCAGTGACGACGTCACAGCCCTGATCGAAGCCGAAGCACAGCGGTCGGCGGGTCCGGATACCGAGTTGATCGTGCGGACCGCCGGGCACGGCGTCGAATATATCGAGACGCGCTTCGAGGCACTGATCGCTGCGGGTGCGGTTGCCGAACTCATCGCCGAATACGGGCACGACGGCGGCACTCACGCCGGGGACGAACCCGGCGGAACCGCGGTGGACGGCGTTGTGGTGGCTGCCTTCGGAGACCCCGGCATGCCGGCCTTGAAAGAGCTGGTGGACGTACCGGTCATCGGCATCACCGAGGCCGCCCTGTGCGCAGCAGCACTGCAAGGCCACAGGTTCTCCATCATCGCCATTTCGGACCGCATACAAGCCTGGTACCTCGACTGTGTTGAACGATTCGGCTTCGGTGGCCGCCTGGCCTCCATTCGCTCCATCAACCAGAGCCTGAACTCGATCGGCTCCGTACAAGCCGATTTCAAGGAAACCCTCTTGGCACTTAGCCGGCAGGCCGTCGACGAGGACGGCGCCGACGTCGTGATCCTCGCGGGTGCACCGCTCGCCGGACTGGCCCGGGAACTTGAAGGCCACATCCCCGTGCCGGTGGTTGACGGTATCTCGGCCGGCATTCGTATGACGGAGGCCGTGGTGGCCCTGCGTTCCGGCGCCCATCGCAGCGGTTCGTTCGCAGCACCGCCGGTGAAGGCCAGGCGGGGCCTGTCGCAAGACCTCGACGCCGCCTTGGCCACAGCGCAGTCGGCCCACCGCCCTGCCACTGTCTAGAACTTTTCAAGAACAAAGGAGGACGACGATGTCCCAACTCCCCGATCTCGTCATTGCCCACGGCACCGTGGTCAACAGCTTTGGCCGACAGGACGCCCATGTAGTGGTGGACGGAGGCCGCATCATCGAGCTCATTGACGCCACCGAGCCCGTTCCTGCCGCCGTCCGCACCGTAGAAGCGGTGGGTCAACTGGTCATTCCCGGCGGCGTGGACGGCCACTGCCACGTGGCCCAAGTGACCGGCCGCTTCCGCACCCTGGATGACTACCGGACCACCTCCACCGCTGCGCTGTGGGGTGGGACCACCACCATCATTGACTTCGGTATTCCACGCGACGCCCAGGAAACTCCCCTGGATGCCGTCCTGAACAAGAAACGGCTCGCCGCCGATTCACGCTGCGACGTCGCACTGCACGGGGCAGTGGTCACGTGGGACGAGACCGTCCCGTGGCAACTGGAGCAACTGGCCGCCGAGGGTGTTCGGTCCGTGAAGATGTACACCACCAACCGTGGTTCCACCATGGCCGATGGAGATACGGTCCTGAAGGTCATGCGCGAAATGGTTCGCCTGGACGGCCTGACCTACATCCACGCCGAGCACGACGCCATCATCACCGACTGCACGGAACAACACGCCTCCGATGGCCTGATCGGGATCGAGCACCTGCACCGGACCCGGCCGGAACTCGCCGAGGAAGTATCCGTCAAAGAGACGCTTGCCATGGCCGAGTACACCGGGGCTCCCGTGTACTTCGTGCACCAGTCAACACCCGGCGCCGTGGACCTGGTGACCGAGGCCCGCGAGCGCGGGCAGGAGGCGTACTCCGAGACGTGCCCGCACTATCTGACCCTCGATGACACTGTCTACGGTTCGGCGTTTCCCGAGTGGTACGCGTGCTGCCCGCCCATGCGCAGCGCCGAAACAGTGGCCGCTCTCAAAGACCGCCTTGCAGCCGGAGCCATCCACACGGTTTCCTCGGACCACTCATGCTACGACCTCTCCCAAAAACGCGAGCGCACCGACGATGTCCGCTACATGCCGCACGGCCTGCCCGGCGTTGAGACCCGCATGCCGGTGAGCTTCACCGCTTTGGTTTCCGAAGCCGGCGGATCCGTGGAGGACTTCGTGGAGGTCTTCTCTGCCGGCCCCGCACGGATCAACGCCGTGCCGCGCAAGGGCGCAATCGTGGAAGGTTTCGACGCCGATCTGGTGGTCTTCGATCCCGTCAAACAGCAAACCGTCGACGGCGGCGCGCTGCACATGGGAACTGATTTCTCGCCCTTCGAGGGGAAGACGCTGAACGGCTGGCCCGCCGTCGTCGTCTCCGCTGGTCGCGTGGTACTCGACGGCGACGGTTTCCATGATCCAGGGCCCGTGGGACGTTTCGTTGCCCGAAACGGCTTCACCGAACACCGCGACTCGCTGGCCGTGCCCGTTTCTACGCTTACTCTCTAGGAGCCACCATGCCTTCCAACAATCGCGCCACCCGGATCGGAATGATCGTGCCGTCCTCCAACACCTGCCTGGAGCCGCAGACGTACCGGATCCTCGGCGATCGCCAGGACGTCACCATCCACTCAACGCGCATCCCGGTAACCCGCATTGCCTTGGACCATTCCTCGGACAAGCAGTTCGATTCCTCGGTGATGCGTGCTGCGGCCGAGCTGCTGGCCACGGCTAATGTGGACGTGATCGCCTGGAACGGTACCTCGGGATCGTGGCTTGGCGCTGCGCATGACCATGCTTTGGTCCGCGAGATCACAGAGGCCACGGGCATCCCTGCCACCACGTCCACGCTCGCTTATCTTGACGCGTTCGCGTCGTTTGGAACCGAGCGGATCGGGCTGTTCACGCCCTACACCGCCGACGTGAACGAGTCCGTGATCTCGTCCTATGCCCGTGAAGGGATCAAGACGGTCGACCACCGGCACCTGGACCTCAGCGACAACGAGTCCTTCGCGCGGGTCACCGACCAAGAGATGCTTCCTGGGTCACTCGAGTTGGCAGCTTCGCACCCGGATGCCTTGGTCTACCTATGCACCAACCTGTACGGCGCCAACATCACGGCGGAGGTGGAAAGCCGCACCGGAGTACCCGTTCTCGATTCCGTGGCGGTCACCCTCTGGCATGCCCTGAAGTTGGCGGGAGCCCCACTGCTCGACGCGAAGTGGGGCCGTTTGCTGGCTGACGCTGTGTAGCGTCAGCCAGCTCTCCGGATCCAGCTCAGTTGATGAGCTGGATCCGGATGCCTGCGCCGCGTTCCTTCACCACCATCCGACGTTCCACTGCTCCCGTTTGGGTGAGCCATACAACGCTGCCGTCAGATGTCACGGCCTCCACTACGCCCTGGTCCACGATCTCGTCGCCGCGCCAGATCTGAACTTTCAGACCAACCAGCGACCTCCAGTTGGTCACACTCTTTCCCCTTGCCTGTACGAAGGGTGCTCCAAATAACGAATCCTTCTTACGGTGCTGCAATGGGTGGCTCCTAGCGTCCTGGACAAACTTTCTGTACAGGAAGTGTGCCGTCGCCGATGCTCACATGACGCGAATACCATGCCCAGTTGTGTGACCTGCGTCAATTACAGCGCTTTGACCGCCCCCAGCACCTTGGTCAAGGAGTCCTTCGCGTCGCCAAACAGCAGGGTGGTCTGGGGCTCATACAGGAGCTCGTTCTCAATACCGGCAAATCCGGGGCGCATGGAACGTTTGAGGAAAACCACCTGCCGGGCGTCGGCGACCTCCAGAATGGGCATACCGTAGATCGGAGACCCCGAGGTGGTTTTTGCGGCAGGGTTCACAACATCGTTGGCCCCCACCACCAACGCGACATCGGTGGTCTTGAACTCCGAGTTGATGTCGCTCATCTCCTTCAGGGACTCGTAGGGCACGTTAGCCTCGGCAAGGAGTACGTTCATATGGCCCGGCATGCGCCCGGCCACCGGGTGGATGGCGAAGTCCACCTCAATTCCGCGTGACTCCAAGGCCGAGGCCAGCTCCGCGGCAGTGTGCTGGCCTTGGGCCACTGCAAGGCCGTATCCCGGGACGATGATCACCCGCTGTGCATAGCCGAGCAATACTGCCACGTCCTCCGCGCTGGAGGATCTTACGGGCCGCTCACTGACGGTGGTTGAACCTGCGGTAGATCCGCCCTTGAAAGCCCCAAACATGATGCCTGCAACACTGCGACCCATCGCGGCAGCCATGGCGCGGGTGAGGATGGTGCCGGAAGCCCCCACCAGCGTCCCGGCCACCACCAGGAGGACATTGCCTAGCACCAGTCCGGACGCCGCGACAGCCAGGCCAGTGAAGGCGTTCAGGAGTGAAATGACAATCGGCACATCCGCGCCTCCCACCGGCAGCACCAGCAGGATTCCGGCACCAAGACCCAAGAGCAGCAGGAGCAGCGCCACCACCAACCAGCCGTTCAGGATCACCACAATTCCAGCACCCACTGCGGCAAGCAGCACCACGGCCATCAAGGCTGGTAACCCGGGAAATGTCACCGGCCGGGTGGTCATGAGCCCTTGAAGTTTGGCGAAAGTGACACCGGAGCCAGCAAAGGACACCGCACCCACCAGCAACGTGAAGACAATGGCCAGGCGAACCCACGGATCGCCCGAATGGGAGAGTTCCAGCAACGCCACCAGCGCCGCAGCACCACCACCCACACCGTTGAAGAGTGCCACGAGCTGCGGCATCTGCGTCAT
The sequence above is a segment of the Arthrobacter sp. StoSoilB22 genome. Coding sequences within it:
- a CDS encoding aspartate/glutamate racemase family protein; this encodes MPSNNRATRIGMIVPSSNTCLEPQTYRILGDRQDVTIHSTRIPVTRIALDHSSDKQFDSSVMRAAAELLATANVDVIAWNGTSGSWLGAAHDHALVREITEATGIPATTSTLAYLDAFASFGTERIGLFTPYTADVNESVISSYAREGIKTVDHRHLDLSDNESFARVTDQEMLPGSLELAASHPDALVYLCTNLYGANITAEVESRTGVPVLDSVAVTLWHALKLAGAPLLDAKWGRLLADAV
- a CDS encoding amidohydrolase family protein, producing MSQLPDLVIAHGTVVNSFGRQDAHVVVDGGRIIELIDATEPVPAAVRTVEAVGQLVIPGGVDGHCHVAQVTGRFRTLDDYRTTSTAALWGGTTTIIDFGIPRDAQETPLDAVLNKKRLAADSRCDVALHGAVVTWDETVPWQLEQLAAEGVRSVKMYTTNRGSTMADGDTVLKVMREMVRLDGLTYIHAEHDAIITDCTEQHASDGLIGIEHLHRTRPELAEEVSVKETLAMAEYTGAPVYFVHQSTPGAVDLVTEARERGQEAYSETCPHYLTLDDTVYGSAFPEWYACCPPMRSAETVAALKDRLAAGAIHTVSSDHSCYDLSQKRERTDDVRYMPHGLPGVETRMPVSFTALVSEAGGSVEDFVEVFSAGPARINAVPRKGAIVEGFDADLVVFDPVKQQTVDGGALHMGTDFSPFEGKTLNGWPAVVVSAGRVVLDGDGFHDPGPVGRFVARNGFTEHRDSLAVPVSTLTL
- a CDS encoding NAD(P)(+) transhydrogenase (Re/Si-specific) subunit beta, whose protein sequence is MTLLNPTWTSLLYLAAGACFILALKGLSSPRTARRGNLIGAFGALLAVLTVFVSVKLDNIPWILGAIVVGSGVAAPVARRVHMTQMPQLVALFNGVGGGAAALVALLELSHSGDPWVRLAIVFTLLVGAVSFAGSGVTFAKLQGLMTTRPVTFPGLPALMAVVLLAAVGAGIVVILNGWLVVALLLLLLGLGAGILLVLPVGGADVPIVISLLNAFTGLAVAASGLVLGNVLLVVAGTLVGASGTILTRAMAAAMGRSVAGIMFGAFKGGSTAGSTTVSERPVRSSSAEDVAVLLGYAQRVIIVPGYGLAVAQGQHTAAELASALESRGIEVDFAIHPVAGRMPGHMNVLLAEANVPYESLKEMSDINSEFKTTDVALVVGANDVVNPAAKTTSGSPIYGMPILEVADARQVVFLKRSMRPGFAGIENELLYEPQTTLLFGDAKDSLTKVLGAVKAL